A section of the Papio anubis isolate 15944 chromosome 4, Panubis1.0, whole genome shotgun sequence genome encodes:
- the LOC103882910 gene encoding LOW QUALITY PROTEIN: uncharacterized protein LOC103882910 (The sequence of the model RefSeq protein was modified relative to this genomic sequence to represent the inferred CDS: deleted 1 base in 1 codon; substituted 1 base at 1 genomic stop codon), with the protein MPDPLKFSLPLPQGAGRAQSAAAGALQPHKHAPAPGGARAAGKDISEVSCGCNKLFKSAPEHRCDLSFSILGQPAPETGNSLAPPHPTLQPLLVEGGEGVLSGMPGLSVQAWQPCPMGGADSVSYASCPREEVRVPSIEMVKNKGGSDRLWDPVKSASAGRKRLGDMERVINWKILGSSILKGDMIPWNGHELSCQSVPAFSNQSXVAMAN; encoded by the exons ATGCCTGACCCCCTGAAGTTTTCGCTCCCGTTGCCACAGGGAGCCGGGAGAGCACAGAGCGCTGCTGCCGGTGCCCTGCAGCCACACAAACATGCTCCTGCTCCTGGCGGAGCCAGAGCTGCTGGGAAAGACATTTCGGAAGTTTCCTGTGGTTGCAACAAATTGTTCAAATCTGCACCGGAGCACCGCTGTGACCTGTCTTTCTCCATCTTAGGGCAACCAGCTCCTGAAACTGGAAACTCCCTAGCACCTCCTCACCCTACCCTGCAGCCTCTCCTTGTGGAAGGAGGT GAGGGGGTGTTGTCCGGAATGCCTGGCCTCTCTGTCCAAGCATGGCAGCCTTGCCCCATGGGTGGCGCAGACTCAGTTTCCTATGCATCTTGCCCCAGGGAGGAGGTGCGGGTTCCTTCCATAGAGATGGTGAAGAATAAGGGAGGTAGTGATCGTCTCTGGGATCCAGTTAAATCTGCATCTGCAGGCAGAAAGAGGCTGGGGGACATGGAGAGAGTGATCAACTGGAAGATTCTAGGGTCCTCAATTTTGAAAGGTGACATGATACCCTGGAACGGGCATGAACTTAGTTGTCAGTCCGTCCCTGCCTTTTCCAATCAAAGCTGAGTGGCCATGGCAAATTAA